The following are from one region of the Leucobacter sp. Psy1 genome:
- a CDS encoding metal ABC transporter permease — MTPAEFFADHTFRMVFLGTTVIGLVAGALGAFAYLRKQSLISDVISHAALPGTLLAFLAGVVIFGIDGRNMIALIVGAVLVGTAAVLMANGVARRSKIRIDTAMAIALTTTFGAGMLLLRVIANGTFPGKGGIQDYLFGNASVITVADLVTSITIGSIAIGLMLVFWKEFAIGTFDPGHAAALGFRERTVDALLFTTIVIATVIGVKAVGLVLMVAFVVTPPAAARQWTRTLGATVALSGAFGAIGSGVGAYLSIQWGGVPTGPLIVLTLFAILLISLLAAPRRSLIARGVARRRAREALRRELLAEGSTR; from the coding sequence ATGACCCCCGCTGAGTTCTTCGCCGACCACACCTTCCGCATGGTCTTCCTCGGAACGACCGTGATCGGTCTCGTCGCCGGCGCTCTCGGCGCCTTCGCCTACCTGCGCAAGCAGTCGTTGATCAGCGATGTGATCTCGCATGCGGCACTGCCCGGGACGTTGCTAGCGTTCCTCGCCGGCGTGGTCATTTTCGGTATCGATGGGCGCAACATGATTGCACTGATCGTGGGGGCTGTGCTGGTCGGCACCGCGGCCGTGCTCATGGCGAACGGTGTTGCGCGTCGATCCAAGATCCGCATCGACACTGCCATGGCCATCGCGCTCACCACGACATTCGGCGCGGGCATGCTGCTGCTCCGGGTGATCGCGAACGGCACGTTCCCGGGGAAGGGCGGCATCCAGGACTACCTCTTTGGGAATGCCTCGGTCATCACTGTGGCGGATCTCGTCACCAGTATCACGATCGGCTCCATCGCGATCGGTCTCATGCTGGTGTTCTGGAAGGAGTTCGCAATCGGCACGTTCGATCCCGGCCACGCGGCAGCGCTCGGGTTCCGCGAGCGCACGGTCGACGCACTGCTCTTCACGACCATCGTCATCGCGACGGTGATCGGTGTCAAAGCGGTCGGACTGGTGCTGATGGTGGCGTTCGTCGTGACCCCACCGGCTGCGGCGCGCCAGTGGACGCGCACTCTCGGCGCCACCGTCGCGCTTTCGGGAGCCTTCGGCGCTATCGGCAGCGGGGTCGGCGCCTACCTGTCGATCCAGTGGGGCGGCGTCCCGACGGGACCGCTCATCGTGCTGACGCTGTTCGCCATCCTGCTCATCTCACTGCTCGCTGCGCCACGACGCAGCCTCATCGCTCGCGGCGTCGCGCGTCGGCGAGCCCGAGAGGCGCTCCGACGCGAACTACTCGCCGAGGGGAGTACCAGATGA
- the ileS gene encoding isoleucine--tRNA ligase: MAYPQQQTPASQNSPAESGAAFGVTASPRLPEIEQQVLGFWQEDDTFRESIRRREGAEEWVFNDGPPFANGLPHYGHLLTGYAKDVFPRFQTMRGKRVERRFGWDTHGLPAELEAMKQLGITEKSEIEAMGVAAFNAKARESVLQYTKEWEEYVTRQARWVDFDHDYKTLDLSYMESVIWAFKRLYDQGLAYEGQRILPYCWRDETPLSNHELRMDDDVYQMRQDPSVTVTFPLIGARAGELGLTDVRALAWTTTPWTLPTNAALAVGPEISYAVLPAGPNGAADGGGAGETRYLLAADLLAGYAKDLGYESPEDAQAAVASTVPGAELADVEYTRLFDYFADAETWGTERYWRILVDDYVSTTDGTGIVHQSPAYGEDDHRITTAAGMPTILSVDDGGRFIAAVSDVAGELWMDANLPLIRLLRGSQRILREQSYVHSYPHCWRCRNPLIYRAVSSWFVRVTDIKERMLETNEQITWVPENVKHGQFGKWLEGARDWSISRNRYWGSPIPVWKSDDPEYPRIDVYGSVDELERDFGVLPRNADGEVDLHRPYIDDLTRPNPDDPTGRSTMRRIEDVLDVWFDSGSMPFAQVHYPFENQDWFETHQPADFIVEYIGQTRGWFYVQHVLATALFDRPAFTNVISHGIVLGSDGNKMSKSLQNYPDVNEVFDRDGSDAMRWFLMASPVVRGGNLVVTEEGIREGVRQFLLPLWNTWYFFSLYANADGYTARWRTDSEDPLDRYILAKTGALVSEVEGHLDGLDTTSAAEALRAYAEVLTNWYVRRSRDRFWEGTTGVNGRPANADAFDTLYTVLETVSRVAAPLAPLTTEALWRGLTGERSVHLTDWPDAGAFPADDVLVGAMDEVRQVTSQALALRKARRLRVRLPLAELTVVTAQPAALEPFAAMLQDELNVKHVRFVQQTETSAAEHGIVHTLAVNARAAGPRLGKQVQVAIKGAKSGDWSEQDGVVTAGGIALEPHEYELTLQTADRADEGAALALLPGGGFLLLDTETTPELAAEGVARDAIRAVQEARKNAGLDVTDRIVLALHAAPEHVPALETHSDLISAETLAVAFTVSSSDDVAAVAAAQLEGREPSARVSRSSADALGAAKAPLAITIEAAGARPSSHAEEAGA; encoded by the coding sequence ATGGCGTACCCCCAGCAGCAGACCCCCGCTTCGCAGAACTCCCCGGCAGAGTCGGGAGCCGCGTTCGGCGTCACCGCCTCACCCCGGCTTCCCGAGATCGAGCAGCAGGTGCTCGGCTTCTGGCAGGAGGATGACACCTTTCGCGAGTCCATTCGACGCCGGGAGGGTGCCGAGGAGTGGGTGTTCAACGACGGGCCGCCGTTCGCCAACGGCCTTCCGCACTACGGACACCTCCTCACGGGCTACGCGAAGGACGTGTTTCCCCGCTTCCAGACGATGCGGGGCAAGAGGGTCGAGCGTCGGTTCGGCTGGGACACTCACGGGCTCCCAGCCGAGCTCGAGGCGATGAAGCAGCTCGGTATCACTGAGAAGAGCGAGATCGAAGCGATGGGGGTCGCGGCGTTCAACGCGAAGGCACGCGAATCCGTGCTTCAGTACACGAAGGAGTGGGAGGAGTACGTCACCCGCCAGGCGCGGTGGGTGGACTTCGACCACGACTACAAGACGCTCGACCTCAGCTACATGGAGAGCGTGATCTGGGCGTTCAAGCGGCTCTACGACCAGGGCCTCGCCTACGAGGGGCAGCGGATCCTGCCCTACTGCTGGCGCGATGAGACGCCGCTGTCCAACCACGAACTGCGCATGGACGACGACGTGTACCAGATGCGTCAGGATCCCTCGGTGACGGTGACATTCCCGCTCATCGGCGCCCGCGCAGGGGAGCTCGGCCTCACGGACGTGCGCGCGCTCGCGTGGACGACCACGCCCTGGACCCTCCCGACGAACGCCGCACTCGCGGTCGGACCCGAGATCTCGTACGCCGTGCTCCCCGCCGGCCCGAACGGCGCCGCCGACGGCGGCGGTGCCGGTGAGACGCGTTACCTGCTCGCTGCCGACCTCCTCGCCGGTTACGCGAAGGACCTGGGCTACGAATCCCCGGAGGACGCGCAGGCCGCCGTCGCATCGACCGTACCGGGAGCCGAACTCGCTGACGTCGAGTACACCCGCCTCTTCGATTATTTCGCCGACGCGGAGACGTGGGGGACCGAACGGTACTGGCGGATCCTGGTCGACGACTACGTCTCCACCACCGACGGCACCGGCATCGTCCACCAGTCACCGGCCTACGGCGAGGACGACCATCGCATCACAACGGCGGCCGGCATGCCGACGATCCTCAGCGTCGATGACGGCGGACGGTTCATCGCGGCCGTCTCGGACGTCGCGGGTGAGCTCTGGATGGACGCGAACCTGCCGCTCATCCGTCTGCTGCGCGGATCGCAGCGGATCCTCCGTGAGCAGAGCTACGTGCACTCGTACCCGCACTGCTGGCGCTGCAGGAACCCCCTCATCTACCGCGCCGTCTCGAGCTGGTTCGTGCGCGTCACGGACATCAAGGAGCGGATGCTCGAGACCAACGAGCAGATCACCTGGGTGCCCGAGAACGTCAAGCACGGCCAGTTCGGCAAGTGGCTCGAGGGTGCGCGCGACTGGTCGATCAGCCGGAACCGCTACTGGGGCAGCCCGATTCCCGTGTGGAAGAGCGACGACCCCGAGTACCCGCGCATCGATGTCTACGGATCCGTCGACGAGCTGGAGCGCGACTTCGGGGTGCTGCCCCGGAACGCCGACGGCGAGGTCGATCTCCACCGCCCGTACATCGACGATCTCACCCGCCCGAACCCCGACGACCCGACCGGCCGATCCACGATGCGACGCATCGAGGACGTGCTCGACGTCTGGTTCGACTCCGGTTCGATGCCGTTCGCCCAGGTGCACTACCCGTTCGAGAACCAGGACTGGTTCGAGACGCACCAGCCGGCTGACTTCATCGTCGAGTACATCGGCCAGACGCGCGGCTGGTTCTACGTGCAGCACGTCCTCGCGACCGCGCTGTTCGATCGCCCTGCCTTCACGAATGTGATCAGCCACGGAATCGTGCTCGGGTCCGACGGCAACAAAATGTCGAAGTCGCTGCAGAACTACCCCGATGTCAACGAGGTCTTCGACCGCGATGGCTCGGATGCGATGCGCTGGTTCCTCATGGCCTCGCCGGTCGTGCGAGGCGGCAATCTCGTCGTCACGGAGGAGGGGATCCGCGAGGGCGTCAGGCAGTTCCTGCTCCCGCTCTGGAACACGTGGTACTTCTTCAGCCTCTATGCGAACGCAGACGGATACACCGCACGCTGGCGCACCGACTCGGAAGATCCGCTCGACCGCTACATCCTCGCGAAGACCGGGGCCCTGGTCAGCGAGGTCGAGGGTCACCTGGACGGCCTGGACACCACCTCGGCGGCCGAGGCGCTGCGCGCCTACGCCGAAGTGCTGACCAACTGGTACGTGCGACGATCCCGCGATCGCTTCTGGGAGGGAACGACCGGAGTGAACGGCCGCCCCGCGAACGCCGACGCGTTCGACACGCTCTATACGGTGCTCGAAACGGTCTCCCGGGTCGCGGCTCCGCTCGCACCCCTGACAACGGAAGCGCTCTGGCGCGGCCTCACGGGCGAACGGTCGGTGCACCTCACCGATTGGCCGGACGCCGGTGCATTCCCCGCGGACGATGTACTCGTCGGCGCCATGGATGAGGTCCGTCAAGTCACCTCGCAAGCCCTCGCCCTGCGCAAAGCGCGCCGCCTGCGGGTGCGTCTCCCGCTCGCAGAGCTCACGGTCGTGACGGCGCAGCCCGCAGCACTCGAACCGTTCGCGGCGATGCTCCAGGACGAGCTCAACGTGAAGCACGTCCGGTTCGTCCAGCAGACCGAGACGAGCGCCGCGGAGCACGGCATCGTGCACACGCTCGCGGTCAACGCCCGAGCGGCGGGCCCCCGCCTTGGCAAGCAGGTGCAGGTCGCGATCAAGGGCGCGAAGTCCGGCGACTGGTCCGAGCAGGACGGCGTCGTCACGGCGGGCGGCATCGCACTCGAGCCGCACGAGTACGAGCTCACGCTCCAAACCGCTGACCGCGCCGACGAGGGAGCCGCGCTCGCCCTCCTGCCGGGGGGCGGGTTCCTCCTCCTCGACACCGAGACAACCCCCGAACTCGCAGCCGAAGGCGTGGCGCGCGACGCCATACGCGCGGTGCAGGAGGCCCGCAAGAACGCGGGCCTCGACGTCACCGATCGCATCGTGCTGGCCCTGCACGCGGCTCCGGAACACGTCCCGGCGCTCGAGACCCACTCCGACTTGATCTCTGCGGAAACGCTCGCCGTCGCGTTCACCGTCAGCTCCAGCGATGATGTCGCGGCAGTGGCTGCAGCGCAGCTCGAAGGCAGGGAGCCGAGCGCTCGCGTCTCCCGCAGCAGCGCAGACGCGCTGGGCGCCGCGAAGGCTCCGCTCGCGATCACCATCGAAGCTGCGGGCGCACGCCCCAGCAGTCACGCAGAGGAGGCAGGCGCATGA
- a CDS encoding DEAD/DEAH box helicase: MTDAELELHLPGTSAAEHLPPAYPERAARGTAGNLRAWQEEAIRRYLDTEPRDFLASATPGAGKTTFALRLAAILRANRTIEQIIVVAPTEHLKTQWADAASRAGIRLNPDYSNSGGLNYGAHFHGVAVTYAQVAMKPVLHRLLTEATDTLVILDEVHHGGDALSWGDAIREAYGTAKRRLSLTGTPFRSDDAPIPFVEYAPQGDGSRVSVTDYDYGYGRALADGIVRPVIFMVYAGKMRWQTSAGEEMEASLGEGNTKDITSQAWRTALDPNGDWIAKVLQAADRRLSEVRHQIPDAGGLVIATDHASAKSYAAQLQAITGEEVALILSDDAGASERIDEFSAGSSRWMVAVRMVSEGVDVPRLAVGVYATSSSTPLFFAQAIGRFVRSRRRGEVASVFIPNVPALMLLAAELEKERGHVLEGPKSAEEMWDAEAALMAEAEREDRASSELEEEGHTYQALGSDAHFDRAVFDGAEFGGYAEVDTEEELDFLGFPGLLEPQEVKALLQQRQAKQARRSAARQGIVEHAPERSEAPQALHRTLGEQRKLLNSLVGMWSRASGEPHGAVHTELRRVCGGPAVAQASVTQLQKRIELLRRRLGQH; this comes from the coding sequence GTGACAGACGCGGAACTCGAACTCCATCTCCCGGGGACGAGTGCCGCCGAACATCTGCCTCCCGCCTATCCCGAGCGCGCCGCCAGGGGCACGGCGGGCAACCTCCGCGCCTGGCAGGAGGAGGCGATCCGGCGGTACCTCGATACCGAGCCCCGGGACTTCCTCGCATCCGCGACGCCGGGGGCAGGCAAGACGACATTTGCCCTGAGGCTCGCGGCGATCCTCCGGGCGAACCGGACGATCGAGCAGATCATCGTGGTCGCCCCGACGGAGCACCTGAAGACCCAGTGGGCGGATGCTGCCTCGCGCGCGGGCATCAGGTTGAACCCCGACTACTCGAACAGCGGCGGACTGAACTACGGTGCCCACTTCCACGGGGTGGCAGTGACCTACGCGCAGGTCGCGATGAAGCCCGTCCTGCACCGGCTCCTCACGGAGGCTACCGACACCCTCGTGATTCTCGACGAGGTGCATCACGGCGGCGACGCGCTGAGCTGGGGGGACGCCATCCGCGAGGCGTACGGCACCGCGAAGCGGCGTCTCTCACTTACCGGAACACCGTTCAGGTCCGACGACGCCCCGATCCCGTTCGTCGAATACGCACCCCAGGGCGACGGCTCGCGCGTGTCGGTGACCGACTACGACTACGGATACGGGCGCGCCCTCGCAGACGGCATCGTCCGCCCCGTCATCTTTATGGTCTACGCCGGCAAGATGCGCTGGCAGACGTCGGCCGGCGAGGAGATGGAGGCGAGCCTCGGGGAGGGCAACACCAAGGACATCACCTCTCAAGCGTGGCGGACGGCGCTCGACCCGAACGGTGACTGGATCGCGAAGGTGCTGCAAGCGGCCGACCGACGACTGAGCGAGGTGCGGCACCAAATTCCGGACGCCGGGGGACTGGTCATCGCCACCGACCATGCTTCGGCGAAGTCCTACGCCGCCCAGCTGCAGGCGATCACCGGTGAGGAGGTCGCCCTCATCCTCTCCGATGACGCCGGTGCGAGCGAGCGGATCGACGAGTTCTCAGCGGGAAGCTCGCGGTGGATGGTCGCCGTGCGCATGGTGTCGGAAGGGGTCGACGTGCCTCGACTCGCCGTGGGCGTGTACGCCACGAGCTCGTCGACGCCGCTCTTCTTCGCGCAGGCGATCGGTCGCTTCGTACGCTCCCGGCGTCGCGGAGAGGTCGCTTCGGTCTTCATTCCCAACGTCCCGGCGCTCATGCTCCTCGCCGCTGAGCTCGAGAAGGAGCGCGGTCACGTGCTCGAGGGGCCGAAGAGCGCAGAAGAGATGTGGGACGCGGAGGCCGCTCTCATGGCGGAGGCTGAACGAGAAGATCGGGCCTCGTCCGAACTCGAGGAGGAGGGGCACACCTATCAGGCGCTCGGATCTGACGCCCACTTCGACCGCGCCGTCTTCGACGGGGCCGAGTTCGGAGGGTACGCCGAGGTCGACACCGAGGAAGAGCTCGACTTCCTCGGGTTCCCCGGCCTGCTGGAGCCGCAGGAGGTCAAGGCACTTCTGCAGCAGCGCCAGGCGAAGCAGGCACGACGCAGTGCGGCTAGGCAGGGGATCGTCGAGCACGCCCCCGAACGGTCCGAGGCTCCCCAGGCGCTGCATCGTACGCTGGGCGAGCAGCGGAAGCTTCTGAACAGTCTGGTCGGCATGTGGTCGCGCGCCTCAGGAGAGCCTCACGGCGCGGTGCACACCGAGTTGCGACGCGTCTGCGGGGGCCCGGCCGTCGCCCAGGCATCCGTGACCCAGCTGCAGAAGCGCATCGAACTGTTGCGACGCCGCTTGGGCCAGCACTGA
- a CDS encoding SRPBCC domain-containing protein: protein MVDVPAQIAAVTRTVRAEEVDGAPVRVQTIAQTYPTGIEDLWEATTTAERIARWFLPVSGDLSVGGRYQLQGNAGGEVISCTTPSGGVAAYAITWEFGGGVSWVNVRLAAEGAEETRFELEHIARVADFPDGMWETFGPGATGVGWDGGLLGLSLHVGAVEGVLAPDEAAAWATTDEGRAFYRGAADRWGAAHVAAGADPVAAQAAADATYGFYAGQVSGA, encoded by the coding sequence ATGGTTGACGTCCCCGCTCAGATCGCCGCCGTCACGCGCACCGTTCGCGCTGAAGAGGTCGACGGTGCGCCCGTGCGCGTGCAGACGATCGCACAGACGTACCCCACTGGAATCGAGGACCTCTGGGAGGCGACGACGACTGCGGAGCGCATCGCGCGCTGGTTCCTCCCAGTGAGCGGGGACCTGTCGGTGGGAGGCCGCTATCAGCTCCAGGGTAACGCCGGCGGTGAGGTCATCTCGTGCACGACTCCGTCGGGCGGTGTCGCCGCATACGCGATCACCTGGGAGTTCGGGGGCGGCGTCTCGTGGGTGAATGTTCGCCTCGCGGCAGAGGGGGCTGAGGAGACTCGGTTCGAGCTCGAGCACATCGCACGCGTCGCGGACTTCCCCGACGGTATGTGGGAGACCTTCGGGCCCGGCGCGACCGGTGTCGGTTGGGACGGCGGCCTGCTGGGGCTCTCCCTCCATGTCGGCGCCGTGGAAGGGGTACTCGCCCCCGACGAGGCCGCTGCCTGGGCGACGACGGACGAGGGGCGTGCCTTCTATCGCGGAGCAGCAGACCGCTGGGGTGCGGCACACGTGGCTGCGGGCGCGGATCCCGTGGCGGCGCAGGCGGCCGCCGATGCCACCTACGGGTTCTACGCGGGTCAGGTGTCGGGCGCCTAG
- a CDS encoding metal ABC transporter permease, translating into MSFLVGTILLAVVTAVACALPGVFVVLRRNSMLVDAISHAVLPGIVVGYFFTRSFDSPLLIIGAALAGLLVVLGSEWLTRTGLITGDAPQGLIFPALFSVGVILVTTNFANIHLDVHAVLVGDLNLAAFTPIVINGVSVGPAYLYIMLAVLAVNIAFIACCYPRLKLTTFDPEFAAAIGVPRGRLGIAFMFLVSLTVTAAFNAAGAILVVALVVIPAATAYLISIRLSAMLWLTVVFAAGGALAGFWIAYVTNTATSAGMAVLYGLLFAIVFAVTRIARGAQRRRVRAAARLEPSSPQGS; encoded by the coding sequence ATGAGTTTCCTCGTCGGCACGATCCTCCTCGCGGTGGTCACGGCCGTCGCCTGCGCGCTCCCCGGCGTCTTCGTCGTCCTGCGTCGGAACTCGATGCTCGTCGACGCGATCAGTCACGCCGTGCTCCCCGGCATCGTCGTGGGGTACTTCTTCACCCGCTCGTTCGACTCGCCGCTCCTCATCATCGGGGCGGCGCTCGCGGGACTCCTCGTGGTGCTCGGAAGCGAGTGGCTGACGCGCACGGGCCTCATCACGGGTGATGCGCCGCAAGGCCTGATCTTCCCGGCCCTGTTCAGCGTGGGCGTGATCCTCGTGACCACGAACTTCGCGAACATCCACCTCGATGTGCACGCCGTGCTCGTCGGAGATCTGAACCTGGCGGCGTTCACGCCGATCGTGATCAACGGCGTCTCGGTGGGGCCCGCCTACCTCTACATCATGCTTGCCGTACTGGCGGTCAACATCGCGTTCATCGCCTGCTGCTACCCGCGGCTGAAGCTGACCACTTTCGACCCCGAGTTCGCGGCGGCAATCGGAGTGCCACGCGGGCGGCTCGGCATCGCGTTCATGTTCCTCGTGTCCCTCACGGTGACAGCGGCGTTCAACGCAGCCGGAGCAATCCTCGTCGTCGCACTCGTCGTCATCCCCGCCGCCACCGCGTACCTCATCAGCATCCGACTGTCGGCGATGCTCTGGCTGACCGTCGTATTCGCGGCCGGAGGAGCCCTCGCAGGGTTCTGGATCGCCTACGTCACGAACACCGCGACGAGCGCGGGCATGGCTGTCCTCTACGGGCTACTCTTCGCGATCGTCTTCGCCGTAACACGAATTGCGAGAGGCGCGCAGCGACGCCGGGTGCGGGCCGCCGCGCGCCTCGAGCCATCCTCCCCGCAGGGGAGCTGA
- a CDS encoding helix-turn-helix transcriptional regulator, which translates to MHAFDVLGDPVRRRILELLGTGERTAGEIATRIAEEFGISQPAVSQHLRVLREHGFAAVRPVGTHRRYAVAPAGFTEASEWLSPFERFWRGPLAALDTEVARGKRQRRTQTRRTDCDDTPEERKHHG; encoded by the coding sequence ATGCACGCGTTCGATGTTCTCGGTGATCCGGTCAGACGGCGCATCCTCGAGCTGCTGGGTACGGGTGAACGCACCGCGGGCGAAATCGCGACGCGGATCGCCGAGGAGTTCGGGATCAGTCAACCGGCGGTCTCGCAGCACCTGCGCGTCCTCCGCGAGCACGGTTTCGCCGCGGTCCGACCTGTCGGCACTCATCGCCGCTACGCGGTTGCGCCTGCAGGGTTCACGGAGGCGAGCGAGTGGCTCTCGCCCTTCGAGCGATTCTGGCGGGGTCCGCTTGCCGCGCTCGACACCGAAGTCGCGCGCGGCAAGCGGCAGCGACGCACACAGACCCGTCGCACTGATTGCGACGATACCCCTGAAGAGAGGAAACACCATGGTTGA
- a CDS encoding metal ABC transporter solute-binding protein, Zn/Mn family produces MTAIRSIRLGLAATAITAVVPLAAGCAASELSASGDTPIEVYATTGYLADAVTNIAPDARVTTMVGPGGDPHTYQPSTQDITAMQEADLVVWNGLHLEAQMIDQLESLGDRQLAAGEEVPRALLLSWPETDDAGNALFDPHVWNSPEAWKVVVTAVADKLAVIDPDGADTYAAHADGYLAEIDAAAAEAATLLSAVPEPRMLVTGHDAFNYFGEEYELEVHATDFVSTDAVMSAEEISELGALIARHRVPVIFQDNQANPQAITSLREAVQARGWEVAISEEELYADSLGSEPGVDTYLGAFSHNARAVAEALGASEVTS; encoded by the coding sequence GTGACCGCAATCCGTTCGATCCGCCTCGGTTTGGCCGCCACGGCGATCACGGCCGTCGTCCCTCTCGCCGCCGGGTGCGCGGCGAGTGAGCTGTCCGCATCAGGTGACACCCCGATAGAGGTCTATGCGACGACCGGATACTTGGCCGACGCGGTGACGAACATCGCACCGGATGCGCGAGTGACCACGATGGTGGGGCCGGGTGGCGATCCGCACACCTATCAGCCATCGACGCAGGACATCACGGCCATGCAGGAGGCCGACCTTGTGGTGTGGAACGGGCTGCATCTCGAGGCCCAAATGATCGATCAGCTCGAGAGTCTCGGCGATCGTCAGCTCGCGGCGGGGGAGGAAGTCCCGCGAGCTCTGCTGCTGTCCTGGCCGGAAACCGACGATGCTGGCAACGCACTCTTCGACCCGCACGTCTGGAACAGCCCTGAGGCCTGGAAAGTCGTCGTCACCGCGGTCGCCGACAAGCTCGCGGTGATCGACCCGGACGGGGCCGACACCTACGCGGCTCACGCGGACGGATATCTCGCAGAGATCGACGCGGCAGCTGCCGAAGCGGCCACGCTTCTCTCCGCCGTCCCCGAGCCCAGGATGCTCGTTACGGGACACGACGCCTTCAACTACTTCGGCGAGGAGTATGAACTCGAGGTGCACGCCACCGACTTCGTCTCCACCGACGCCGTGATGAGCGCAGAGGAGATCAGCGAACTGGGCGCGCTCATCGCCCGACACCGGGTCCCCGTCATCTTCCAGGACAATCAGGCGAATCCGCAAGCGATCACGAGTCTCCGCGAAGCGGTGCAGGCACGAGGGTGGGAGGTGGCGATCTCGGAGGAGGAGCTCTACGCCGATTCGCTCGGCTCGGAACCGGGTGTCGACACCTATCTCGGCGCGTTCAGCCACAACGCTCGCGCCGTGGCCGAGGCGCTCGGCGCGAGCGAGGTAACATCGTGA
- a CDS encoding metal ABC transporter ATP-binding protein produces the protein MTSLPACRAERLSVAYRSEPVLRNVDFEVPLGVVMGIVGPNGAGKSTLIKAMLGLVSPLTGRSEFFGAPLRRVRQRVGYMPQATSVDWDFPTTVLDVATMGTYGRLGWIRRPGAAERAQAHAALEQTGIADLAARQIGELSGGQRQRVFLARALAQDPDLFFMDEPFQGVDAKSQGAIVRVLHRLREAGKTVVIVHHDLATVREYCDHVTLLNGRVIASGPADLAFTTENIRAAYDLGADGALSAEAGDPERRHDPR, from the coding sequence GTGACGTCGCTCCCAGCGTGCCGAGCCGAACGCCTGAGCGTCGCCTACCGCTCGGAACCGGTGCTCCGCAACGTCGACTTCGAGGTACCACTCGGCGTGGTCATGGGCATCGTGGGCCCGAACGGTGCCGGAAAATCGACGCTCATCAAGGCGATGCTCGGGTTGGTCTCACCGCTCACCGGGCGATCGGAGTTCTTCGGCGCGCCGCTGCGCCGCGTCAGACAGCGCGTCGGATACATGCCTCAGGCAACGTCGGTCGACTGGGACTTTCCGACGACCGTGCTTGATGTCGCGACCATGGGAACGTACGGTCGCCTCGGGTGGATCCGGCGCCCGGGAGCCGCGGAGCGGGCGCAGGCGCATGCCGCGCTCGAGCAGACGGGCATCGCCGATCTCGCCGCGCGACAGATCGGGGAGCTCTCGGGCGGGCAGCGCCAGCGGGTGTTCCTGGCCAGGGCGCTCGCGCAGGATCCCGATCTGTTCTTCATGGACGAGCCCTTCCAGGGCGTCGACGCGAAGAGCCAAGGAGCGATCGTACGCGTGCTGCACCGGCTCCGCGAGGCGGGGAAGACCGTGGTCATCGTTCACCATGACCTCGCAACCGTCAGGGAGTACTGCGACCACGTCACACTGCTGAACGGCCGGGTGATCGCCTCGGGTCCAGCCGATCTCGCCTTCACGACCGAGAACATCCGCGCGGCGTACGACCTCGGCGCCGACGGAGCGCTTTCGGCGGAAGCGGGCGACCCGGAGCGGCGCCATGACCCCCGCTGA